Proteins found in one Geitlerinema sp. PCC 9228 genomic segment:
- a CDS encoding NifB/NifX family molybdenum-iron cluster-binding protein translates to MKIAVASQNQHQITAHTGHCRRFWVYECENGEIRDQQFLELSPQQSFHETSPQANHPLDGIQALLARNFGWGLQRHLQSRGIQPIATAKTDPEAAVRDYLDNSQPEHVPNRQLFGRNGGRRSDRGRRMRRGKRGHPAGGFLNR, encoded by the coding sequence ATGAAAATTGCCGTTGCCAGCCAAAACCAACATCAAATTACCGCGCATACCGGACATTGCCGCCGGTTTTGGGTTTACGAGTGCGAGAACGGAGAAATTCGCGACCAACAGTTTTTAGAACTATCTCCCCAACAATCTTTCCACGAAACGTCTCCCCAAGCCAACCACCCCCTCGACGGCATCCAAGCGTTACTTGCTCGCAACTTTGGTTGGGGATTGCAACGCCACCTGCAAAGTCGGGGAATTCAGCCAATCGCCACAGCAAAAACCGATCCCGAAGCCGCCGTTCGAGATTATTTGGATAATTCCCAGCCGGAGCATGTTCCCAATCGTCAGTTGTTTGGGAGAAACGGAGGTCGCCGTAGCGATCGCGGTCGCCGGATGCGGCGAGGAAAACGGGGCCATCCAGCTGGGGGATTTCTCAATCGATAG